The proteins below are encoded in one region of Candidatus Hydrogenedens sp.:
- a CDS encoding dihydrodipicolinate synthase family protein: MQVPDYIYGSIAPTFTIFREDGSIDLDGEKRLLEYMIQQGSISAFFIRSGMGQMYTFSFDEVKQLAELACSVLKGHSAVLIGCSGIWDRNYDRRPLQEQYISEAILLSRYAEDIGADGIVHTIPEALLPRGKETISDVIRMYFETVCNAVQIPVLFYQPPGTRPEYCLTPEILKKLACLDTLVGGKVSSSDGAYLFNLARAVRNEEFSLIVGNETVFYAGLLLGCRACIGQGTSLNPQIIRAMVEYYDDGDMEACLQAQEDVNLLVRTCPNATEFFKRYITEKGFPVSEYSRVLENNPYFEQRQPLSKQEYEAFKKIYEEVLSRYK; this comes from the coding sequence ATGCAAGTACCTGATTATATCTATGGCAGTATTGCACCGACATTTACTATTTTTCGTGAGGACGGTTCTATTGACCTTGATGGTGAGAAACGTCTTCTTGAATACATGATTCAACAAGGTTCTATATCTGCCTTTTTTATTCGTTCGGGTATGGGGCAAATGTATACATTTTCCTTCGATGAAGTGAAACAACTTGCCGAGCTTGCTTGCTCTGTATTAAAGGGACATTCAGCGGTTTTAATCGGTTGTAGTGGTATTTGGGACCGAAATTATGATCGGCGTCCTCTTCAGGAACAATACATCTCTGAAGCGATATTACTCAGCCGATACGCAGAGGACATTGGAGCCGACGGTATTGTGCATACTATTCCTGAAGCTCTATTACCGAGGGGCAAGGAGACCATTTCAGATGTGATTCGTATGTATTTTGAAACGGTATGTAATGCTGTTCAAATACCAGTACTGTTTTATCAACCTCCAGGGACAAGGCCTGAATATTGTCTAACACCAGAGATATTAAAAAAATTGGCGTGTTTAGATACGCTTGTCGGAGGGAAAGTATCAAGTTCCGATGGTGCTTATCTTTTTAATTTAGCTCGTGCTGTTCGTAATGAAGAATTTTCACTGATTGTAGGGAATGAGACGGTATTTTATGCAGGGTTATTACTTGGCTGTCGGGCTTGTATTGGTCAGGGGACAAGTCTTAACCCACAGATTATCCGTGCCATGGTCGAATATTACGATGATGGGGATATGGAAGCCTGCTTGCAGGCGCAGGAAGATGTGAATTTACTTGTGAGAACATGTCCTAATGCTACAGAATTTTTCAAGAGGTATATTACCGAAAAAGGATTCCCTGTAAGTGAGTATTCCCGTGTACTTGAAAACAATCCATACTTCGAACAACGGCAACCTCTTTCAAAACAAGAATACGAAGCATTCAAGAAGATATACGAAGAAGTTCTATCTCGTTATAAATAA